A genomic region of Luteibacter aegosomatissinici contains the following coding sequences:
- a CDS encoding isocitrate dehydrogenase, giving the protein MSKTIAVIPGDGIGPEIMDATIRVLDALDCGLTYDFVDAGMVALEKHGDLLPQATLDAIAKHTVALKGPLTTPIGGGFTSINVTLRRKFDLYANVRPAISFPGTKARYDNIDIITVRENTMGAYMAEGQTREGEGANEVAVSVIRNTRPGMERICRYGFEMARAKGRKKVTAVHKANIMKTSSGLFLDVAREVAKDFPDLEFQEMIVDNACMQLVMNPYQFDVIVTTNLFGDILSDLCAGLVGGLGLAPGANIGKDAAIFEAVHGSAPDIAGQKKANPCALLLAAADMLDHLGMVAKGTRLRAAISDVMNARDRTTPDVGGTGNTDTFGDAIVERIKATA; this is encoded by the coding sequence ATGAGCAAGACCATTGCCGTGATCCCCGGCGACGGTATCGGCCCCGAGATCATGGACGCGACCATCCGCGTCCTCGATGCCCTCGACTGCGGCCTGACCTACGATTTCGTGGACGCGGGCATGGTGGCCCTCGAGAAGCACGGCGACCTGCTGCCGCAGGCCACGCTCGATGCCATCGCCAAGCACACCGTGGCGCTGAAGGGCCCGCTCACCACGCCGATCGGCGGTGGCTTCACCTCGATCAACGTCACCCTGCGCCGCAAGTTCGACCTGTACGCCAACGTGCGTCCGGCCATCAGCTTCCCGGGCACCAAGGCGCGCTACGACAACATCGACATCATCACGGTGCGCGAGAACACGATGGGCGCGTACATGGCCGAAGGCCAGACGCGCGAGGGTGAGGGCGCGAACGAAGTGGCCGTGTCGGTCATCCGCAATACCCGTCCGGGCATGGAGCGCATCTGCCGCTACGGCTTCGAGATGGCGCGCGCGAAGGGCCGCAAGAAGGTCACGGCCGTGCACAAGGCCAACATCATGAAGACCTCGTCGGGTCTGTTCCTGGATGTGGCGCGTGAAGTGGCGAAGGATTTCCCGGACCTCGAGTTCCAGGAAATGATCGTCGACAACGCGTGCATGCAGCTGGTAATGAATCCGTACCAGTTCGACGTGATCGTCACCACCAACCTGTTCGGCGACATCCTGTCGGACCTGTGCGCTGGCCTGGTCGGCGGCCTGGGCCTGGCCCCGGGTGCTAACATCGGTAAGGACGCGGCCATCTTCGAGGCAGTGCACGGCTCGGCGCCGGATATCGCGGGCCAGAAGAAGGCCAACCCGTGCGCGCTGCTGCTGGCAGCGGCCGATATGCTCGATCACCTGGGCATGGTCGCGAAGGGTACGCGCCTGCGTGCGGCGATCAGCGATGTAATGAACGCGCGCGACCGCACGACGCCGGACGTGGGCGGCACCGGCAACACCGATACCTTCGGCGATGCGATCGTCGAGCGGATCAAGGCGACGGCGTAA
- the folK gene encoding 2-amino-4-hydroxy-6-hydroxymethyldihydropteridine diphosphokinase yields MSVVALIGLGGNLGDVRSRLGAAIDALDGTPGIRVVARSRFYRTPPWGNLDQPDFINAAIAVETSLDAHGLLDALLATERSFGRVRDGERWGPRTLDLDLLAYGDTVIHDERLVVPHPRIPERAFVLLPLADIAPGAMLAGQGKVADLLAGVDSAECIPLA; encoded by the coding sequence GTGAGCGTCGTTGCCCTGATCGGCCTGGGCGGGAACCTGGGTGACGTGCGGTCGCGGCTCGGTGCCGCGATCGACGCCCTGGACGGAACGCCGGGCATTCGTGTCGTCGCGAGGTCGCGGTTCTACCGCACGCCCCCCTGGGGCAACCTGGACCAGCCGGATTTCATCAATGCGGCCATCGCCGTGGAGACCTCCCTGGACGCCCACGGCCTGCTCGATGCCTTGCTGGCGACCGAGCGTTCGTTCGGCCGCGTGCGTGATGGCGAGCGCTGGGGCCCTCGCACGCTCGACCTGGACCTGCTGGCCTATGGCGACACCGTGATCCACGACGAACGCCTCGTGGTGCCTCACCCGCGGATCCCCGAGCGGGCTTTCGTCCTGCTGCCCCTGGCGGACATCGCTCCTGGAGCCATGCTGGCGGGGCAAGGCAAGGTCGCCGATCTGCTGGCCGGCGTGGATTCGGCTGAATGCATCCCCCTCGCCTGA
- the grxC gene encoding glutaredoxin 3, with amino-acid sequence MSTPDITIYSTAVCPYCVAAKNLLKAKGLAWNEVRIDMDPTQRDIMLEKSGGRRTVPQIFINGTHVGGFDDLAAADRSGRLAEILEATH; translated from the coding sequence ATGAGCACCCCCGATATCACCATCTATTCGACCGCGGTATGCCCTTACTGCGTCGCCGCCAAGAACCTGCTGAAGGCCAAGGGCCTGGCCTGGAACGAGGTGCGCATCGACATGGATCCGACCCAGCGCGACATCATGCTGGAGAAGAGTGGCGGCCGCCGCACGGTGCCGCAGATCTTCATCAACGGCACGCATGTCGGCGGGTTTGACGACCTTGCCGCCGCCGATCGCAGCGGCCGCCTGGCCGAGATCCTCGAGGCCACGCACTGA
- a CDS encoding carboxymuconolactone decarboxylase family protein, with amino-acid sequence MATDKDRVEEFTAFRKRMNERILGEDNQVVRRFFALDTQTYRAGALDVKTKEMLGLVASMVLRCDDCISYHVAQCKEAGVNRDEFFEVFSVGLVVGGSIVIPHLRRAVDFLDSLEGETAGDAAACADHVAG; translated from the coding sequence ATGGCCACGGACAAGGACCGCGTCGAGGAGTTCACCGCCTTCCGCAAGCGCATGAACGAGCGCATCCTGGGTGAAGACAACCAGGTGGTGCGTCGTTTCTTCGCCCTGGATACGCAGACCTACCGGGCGGGTGCGCTCGATGTGAAGACCAAGGAGATGCTGGGCCTGGTCGCTTCCATGGTCCTGCGTTGCGATGACTGCATCAGCTACCACGTGGCCCAGTGCAAGGAAGCGGGCGTGAACCGCGACGAGTTCTTCGAGGTGTTCAGCGTGGGCCTGGTGGTGGGCGGTTCCATCGTCATCCCGCACCTGCGCCGCGCCGTCGATTTCCTGGACTCGCTGGAAGGTGAGACGGCGGGGGATGCCGCCGCCTGCGCGGACCACGTGGCTGGCTGA
- a CDS encoding glycine cleavage system protein R — protein sequence MAPVKLGPTATPRAPRAAPWVVKALNRSVARSAAADNQLLISTLSPAHRAPILALAKRIADSGCNLADARVSTIGNDTSVMLLASGSWDAVAKLETAVGKLARDEELQIVHYRTTPREPTAHLLPYLVEVIAADRPGILVKIIEFFSRRDISVEQLSSMRYQAMQTGAEMFQAQITIGIPSETHIAALRDDFLELCDGLNLDAIMDPVKF from the coding sequence ATGGCCCCCGTTAAGCTCGGGCCAACAGCGACGCCCCGCGCCCCGCGGGCCGCGCCATGGGTAGTAAAGGCCTTGAACCGTTCTGTAGCACGCAGCGCCGCCGCCGATAACCAGTTACTTATCTCGACACTGTCGCCGGCGCACCGCGCGCCGATCCTCGCCCTCGCCAAGCGTATCGCCGATTCCGGGTGCAACCTGGCCGATGCCCGGGTTTCCACCATCGGCAACGACACCTCCGTGATGCTATTGGCGTCAGGCTCCTGGGATGCGGTGGCCAAGCTGGAAACGGCGGTGGGCAAGCTGGCCCGGGATGAAGAACTGCAGATCGTCCACTACCGCACGACGCCGCGCGAGCCGACGGCGCACCTGCTGCCGTACCTGGTGGAAGTGATCGCCGCCGATCGCCCGGGCATCCTGGTCAAGATCATCGAGTTCTTTTCGCGCCGTGACATCAGCGTGGAGCAGCTCTCTTCCATGCGCTACCAGGCCATGCAGACCGGCGCGGAGATGTTCCAGGCGCAGATCACGATCGGCATTCCGTCCGAAACGCATATCGCCGCGCTGCGCGACGATTTCCTCGAACTGTGCGATGGCCTCAACCTCGATGCCATCATGGACCCGGTAAAGTTCTGA
- a CDS encoding aspartyl/asparaginyl beta-hydroxylase domain-containing protein: MVLYLLILFTLCVLLVHLRGRSRLRFDRQLVDHSALFAPYNLLMYAFSAVPARPILDRSGFPQLDLLQNNWQKIREEAMHLFDEGYIRSAEKHNDASFNSFFKQGWKRFYLKWYGEPLASAEALCPETVKLLNSIPSVKAAMFALLPPGSRLNPHRDPFAGSLRYHLGLITPNSDDCRIFVDGEMHAWRDGKDVVFDETYVHWAENRTDQTRVILFADVERPLKFGLMTAINKRVGAFMGSITASPNSDDGKEQVGFVNRMFALNQRGRERTRKFKKANPKLFRVLKYIGIVVMVWLVFLAPYPFFRG; encoded by the coding sequence ATCGTCCTGTACCTGTTGATCCTGTTCACGCTATGCGTGCTACTGGTGCACCTGCGTGGCCGCTCGCGCCTGCGATTCGATCGCCAGCTGGTGGATCACTCGGCGCTGTTCGCCCCGTACAACCTGTTGATGTACGCATTTTCAGCGGTGCCCGCACGGCCCATCCTGGATCGCAGCGGGTTCCCGCAACTCGATCTGCTGCAGAACAACTGGCAGAAAATCCGCGAAGAGGCCATGCACCTGTTTGACGAGGGCTACATTCGCTCGGCGGAAAAGCATAACGATGCCTCGTTCAACTCGTTCTTCAAGCAGGGCTGGAAGCGCTTTTACCTTAAGTGGTACGGCGAACCGCTCGCATCCGCAGAGGCCCTTTGCCCGGAGACGGTGAAGCTGCTGAACTCGATCCCGAGCGTGAAGGCGGCCATGTTCGCCCTGCTGCCGCCGGGCAGCCGCCTGAATCCGCACCGCGATCCGTTCGCCGGTTCGCTGCGCTACCACCTTGGCCTGATCACGCCCAATTCGGACGACTGCCGCATCTTCGTCGATGGCGAAATGCACGCCTGGCGCGATGGCAAGGATGTGGTGTTCGACGAAACCTATGTGCATTGGGCGGAGAACCGCACCGACCAGACCCGTGTGATCCTGTTCGCCGATGTGGAGCGACCGCTCAAGTTCGGCCTGATGACGGCGATCAACAAGCGGGTCGGTGCCTTCATGGGCTCGATCACCGCCTCGCCCAACAGCGATGACGGCAAGGAACAGGTGGGCTTCGTGAACCGCATGTTCGCCCTGAACCAGCGTGGCCGCGAGCGCACCCGCAAATTCAAGAAGGCCAACCCGAAGCTGTTTCGCGTCCTCAAGTACATCGGCATCGTGGTGATGGTCTGGCTGGTGTTCCTGGCGCCCTACCCCTTCTTCCGGGGTTAA
- the thiD gene encoding bifunctional hydroxymethylpyrimidine kinase/phosphomethylpyrimidine kinase, with translation MTVAKPNTLTIAGSDSGGGAGIQADLKTFHSLGTHGLTAITAVTSQNTRGVSAVHTLPLAHVRSQIEAVFADFPIAGVKTGMLGSAAITRLVAKELAARQPPWLVVDPVMIATSGARLLDENALDALLTRLIPLADILTPNLPEAEALLGRRIGKAFDEAGADLLALGCGGVLLKGGHANGRQIVDRYYDATGALAFEHPRLPFEGHGSGCTLASAVTAHLARGKAPQAAVRAAISWLDKAFRGAWRPGGGAVHVLAH, from the coding sequence GTGACGGTCGCGAAACCCAACACCCTCACCATCGCCGGATCCGACTCCGGCGGTGGTGCGGGGATCCAGGCTGACCTGAAGACGTTCCACTCGCTGGGCACGCACGGGCTGACCGCGATCACGGCGGTCACCTCGCAAAACACCCGAGGCGTTTCCGCGGTGCACACGTTGCCGCTCGCCCATGTGCGTAGCCAGATCGAGGCCGTGTTCGCCGACTTCCCGATTGCTGGGGTGAAGACGGGCATGCTCGGCTCCGCCGCCATCACACGGCTCGTAGCTAAAGAATTGGCCGCACGACAGCCACCGTGGCTAGTGGTCGACCCGGTGATGATTGCCACGAGCGGCGCCCGCCTGCTCGATGAGAACGCGCTAGACGCCCTGCTCACACGACTCATTCCGCTGGCAGATATCCTCACGCCCAACCTGCCCGAGGCAGAGGCCCTCCTGGGCCGGCGGATCGGCAAGGCCTTCGACGAGGCCGGGGCTGATTTACTCGCCCTGGGCTGCGGCGGCGTGCTGCTGAAGGGGGGCCATGCTAACGGCCGGCAGATCGTGGATCGTTACTACGACGCGACCGGCGCGCTCGCATTTGAACACCCCCGCCTTCCCTTCGAGGGCCACGGCAGCGGCTGCACCCTTGCTTCGGCCGTCACAGCCCACCTGGCACGGGGCAAAGCGCCGCAGGCGGCTGTCCGCGCTGCCATTTCCTGGCTGGACAAGGCTTTCCGGGGGGCGTGGCGCCCAGGCGGCGGCGCCGTCCACGTGCTGGCGCACTAA
- a CDS encoding PhoH family protein: MTGSKRIYALDTNVLLHDPTSLFRFEEHDVFIPMTVLEELDDKKKGGSEVSRNGRQVSRFLNELIERGGHDGLREGVELSNPQGIKLKRGAVGRLFFQQRTSHGNGKADNQILAAVIDLRDQYPDRPVILVSKDINLRIKASIYGITAEDYENDRALDDFALLFTGSDQLPEDFWSLHPELRSWNERGRTFYEVDVRDDELWYPNQCLYMPGENDVELRVLEIRGDEDHRRAKLVLLDDHTHAAHGVWGIAARNREQNFAMNLLMDPDVDFVTLLGTAGTGKTLLALAAGLAQVMDQQRYREIIMTRATVSVGEDIGFLPGTEEEKMTPWMGALTDNLEVLANPEEGGSWGRQATNDLLASRVKIRSLNFMRGRTFLSRYLIIDEAQNLTPKQMKTLITRAGPGTKIVCLGNVEQIDTPYLTETTSGLTYAVDRFKMWAHSGHITLKRGERSRLADFASEAL; the protein is encoded by the coding sequence ATGACCGGAAGCAAGCGCATCTACGCCCTCGACACCAACGTGCTGCTGCACGATCCGACCTCGCTGTTCCGCTTTGAGGAACACGATGTCTTCATACCGATGACGGTGCTGGAGGAACTGGACGACAAGAAGAAAGGTGGCTCGGAAGTTTCACGCAACGGCCGCCAGGTAAGCCGCTTCCTCAACGAGCTCATCGAGCGCGGCGGCCACGACGGACTCCGCGAAGGGGTCGAACTGAGCAACCCCCAGGGTATCAAGCTCAAGCGCGGCGCGGTGGGCCGCCTGTTCTTCCAGCAACGTACCAGCCACGGCAACGGCAAGGCGGATAACCAGATCCTGGCCGCGGTCATCGACTTGCGCGACCAGTACCCCGATCGCCCGGTCATCCTGGTCAGCAAGGACATCAACCTCCGGATCAAGGCCTCGATCTACGGCATCACCGCCGAGGATTACGAGAACGATCGCGCGCTCGATGATTTCGCCCTGCTCTTCACCGGTTCAGACCAGCTGCCGGAGGATTTCTGGAGCCTGCACCCCGAGCTCCGTTCGTGGAACGAGCGTGGTCGCACGTTCTACGAAGTAGATGTACGCGACGACGAGCTCTGGTATCCGAACCAATGCCTGTACATGCCGGGCGAGAACGACGTCGAGCTGCGCGTGCTCGAGATCCGCGGCGACGAGGACCACCGCAGGGCGAAACTGGTCCTGCTCGATGACCATACCCACGCCGCGCACGGCGTGTGGGGTATTGCGGCACGTAACCGCGAGCAGAACTTCGCGATGAACCTGCTGATGGATCCCGACGTGGATTTCGTCACGCTGCTTGGCACGGCAGGTACCGGCAAGACCCTGCTCGCGCTCGCCGCCGGCCTGGCCCAGGTCATGGACCAGCAGCGGTACCGCGAGATCATCATGACTCGCGCCACCGTGTCGGTCGGCGAAGACATTGGCTTCCTCCCCGGTACGGAAGAGGAAAAGATGACCCCGTGGATGGGCGCGCTCACCGATAACCTGGAAGTGCTCGCCAACCCCGAGGAAGGTGGATCGTGGGGCCGCCAGGCCACCAACGACCTGCTCGCCTCGCGGGTGAAGATCCGCTCGCTGAACTTCATGCGCGGCCGAACGTTCCTCAGCCGCTACCTCATCATCGACGAGGCGCAGAACCTTACGCCCAAGCAGATGAAGACGCTGATCACGCGCGCGGGCCCGGGCACGAAGATCGTGTGCCTTGGCAATGTGGAGCAGATCGACACGCCGTACCTCACCGAAACCACCTCGGGCCTGACCTACGCGGTGGACCGCTTCAAGATGTGGGCCCATTCCGGCCACATCACCCTGAAGCGCGGCGAACGTTCGCGCCTGGCCGATTTCGCTTCCGAAGCCTTGTGA
- the fdxA gene encoding ferredoxin FdxA has product MTFVVTDNCIKCKYTDCVEVCPVDAFHEGPNFLVINPDECIDCTLCEPECPINAIYPEDDVPAGQEPFVALNAELSKDWPVITERKDGMPDAKDWENKPNKIELLQK; this is encoded by the coding sequence ATGACCTTTGTCGTTACCGACAACTGCATCAAGTGCAAGTACACGGACTGCGTCGAGGTTTGCCCCGTGGATGCCTTCCACGAAGGCCCGAACTTCCTGGTCATCAATCCGGACGAGTGCATCGACTGCACCCTCTGTGAGCCGGAATGCCCCATCAACGCGATCTACCCCGAGGACGATGTCCCCGCCGGGCAGGAGCCGTTCGTGGCGCTGAATGCCGAGCTGTCGAAGGATTGGCCGGTGATCACCGAGCGCAAGGATGGCATGCCGGACGCGAAGGACTGGGAAAACAAACCCAACAAGATCGAGCTGCTGCAGAAGTAG
- the panB gene encoding 3-methyl-2-oxobutanoate hydroxymethyltransferase, translating into MKAEGRKIVMLTAYDASFAAQLESAGVDVALVGDSLGMVVQGRSSTLPVTVDEMVYHTAAVARGLSATLLVADLPFMSDRDVPAAMEAATRLVAQGGAAMVKIEGAGRICEVISALAERDIPVCSHLGLTPQSVNKFGGYKVQGKTEDAADKLFADAKAVEAAGADLLVLECVPSALTERITKALSIPVIGIGAGVDCDGQVLVVYDMLGLTPGKRPKFSKDFLAGRDSIPAAIRAYADDVRAGAFPGPEHSFS; encoded by the coding sequence ATGAAAGCCGAAGGCCGGAAGATCGTGATGCTCACCGCCTACGATGCGAGTTTTGCCGCGCAACTGGAATCCGCCGGGGTCGATGTCGCCCTGGTGGGTGACTCCCTCGGCATGGTGGTGCAGGGCAGGTCGAGCACGCTACCGGTCACGGTCGATGAAATGGTCTACCACACCGCTGCCGTGGCGCGCGGTCTTTCCGCCACGTTGCTGGTGGCCGACCTGCCGTTCATGAGCGATCGCGATGTGCCTGCCGCGATGGAGGCCGCCACGCGGCTCGTCGCGCAGGGCGGCGCCGCCATGGTCAAGATCGAGGGCGCTGGCCGCATCTGTGAGGTGATTTCGGCGCTGGCTGAGCGGGATATTCCCGTGTGCAGCCACCTGGGTCTCACCCCGCAGTCCGTGAACAAGTTCGGCGGCTACAAGGTGCAGGGCAAGACGGAAGACGCGGCCGACAAGCTTTTCGCCGATGCGAAGGCCGTTGAGGCGGCGGGTGCCGATTTGCTTGTCCTCGAATGCGTGCCCTCTGCGCTGACCGAACGCATCACGAAGGCGCTTTCGATCCCCGTGATCGGTATCGGGGCGGGCGTGGATTGCGACGGGCAGGTGCTGGTCGTGTACGACATGCTCGGCCTTACCCCCGGTAAGCGGCCGAAGTTCTCCAAGGATTTCCTCGCCGGACGTGATTCCATTCCGGCAGCGATCCGCGCGTACGCGGATGACGTAAGGGCGGGGGCGTTCCCCGGCCCCGAACACAGCTTCAGCTAA
- a CDS encoding peroxiredoxin, producing the protein MIGKGKKVPKLKGTLGDASTLALSSLSGKWVVVFFYPKDNTPGCTNEAKDFRDHYAEFQARGAEVIGVSRDSVRSHANYAAKHELPFPLVSDADEAWCQAFDVIHEKVLYGKKYMGVVRSTFLIDPDGKVFAEWRGVKIPGHAQAVLESVPTA; encoded by the coding sequence ATGATCGGCAAGGGTAAGAAGGTTCCGAAACTCAAGGGCACGCTCGGCGACGCTTCCACGCTGGCGCTGTCATCCCTCTCCGGCAAGTGGGTCGTCGTGTTCTTCTACCCCAAGGACAACACGCCGGGCTGCACGAACGAAGCCAAGGATTTCCGCGACCACTACGCCGAATTCCAGGCGCGTGGCGCCGAAGTCATCGGGGTATCGCGCGATTCGGTGCGCTCGCACGCGAACTACGCAGCAAAGCACGAACTCCCCTTCCCCCTCGTTTCCGACGCCGATGAAGCCTGGTGCCAGGCCTTCGACGTCATCCACGAGAAGGTGCTGTACGGCAAAAAGTACATGGGTGTCGTACGCAGCACGTTTCTCATCGACCCGGATGGCAAGGTGTTCGCGGAGTGGCGCGGGGTGAAAATCCCCGGCCATGCGCAAGCCGTCCTTGAGAGTGTTCCCACCGCGTGA
- the pcnB gene encoding polynucleotide adenylyltransferase PcnB — translation MRIIPREQHSISRKNISKAALRVLYRLHDAGFAAYLVGGAVRDLLLGGHPKDFDVATNATPEEVKGLFRNCRLIGRRFRLAHVVFGPEIIEVATFRGTGEEGAEGEGDRHIVDGRIVRDNIWGTIEEDAVRRDFRVNALYYDIADFSVRDYVGGMQDLEDRTMRLIGDPEQRYREDPVRMLRAARLAAKLGFTIAPSASAPFKKLGHLLTEASPARLFDESLKLFLAGHGLKSFKMLEACGLLEFLFPATARALERGDNALRALVEQGLANTDARIAEGKSVTPAFLYAVLLWGEVRDQAHGWMAQGFEMNEAWQRAAVHVVGEQCQRVAIPRRFTFTMEEIWALQPRFEQIHRKRVFRLMSHPRFRAAFDFLLLRAHESPRMRELGEWWAHAQQLPPEMLAAALGGGGVPTNDGSTVAATAPARKRRRRRKPTRGGKGDAGGA, via the coding sequence ATGCGAATCATCCCGCGCGAACAGCACTCCATTTCCCGCAAGAACATCAGCAAAGCCGCGTTGCGCGTGCTTTACCGACTGCATGACGCCGGGTTCGCCGCGTACCTGGTGGGCGGTGCCGTGCGCGACCTACTGCTGGGCGGCCACCCCAAGGATTTCGACGTGGCGACCAACGCCACGCCGGAAGAGGTGAAAGGGCTGTTCCGCAACTGCCGGTTGATTGGCCGTCGCTTCCGGCTCGCCCACGTCGTGTTCGGCCCCGAGATCATCGAGGTTGCCACCTTCCGTGGTACGGGTGAGGAGGGGGCCGAGGGTGAGGGTGACCGGCACATCGTCGATGGCCGAATCGTCCGCGACAACATCTGGGGGACGATCGAGGAAGATGCGGTACGCCGCGACTTCCGGGTCAACGCCCTTTATTACGACATCGCCGATTTCAGCGTTCGCGATTACGTGGGCGGCATGCAGGACCTGGAAGACCGCACCATGCGGCTTATCGGTGATCCTGAGCAGCGCTATCGCGAAGATCCCGTGCGCATGCTGCGTGCAGCGCGTCTCGCGGCCAAGCTGGGCTTCACCATCGCGCCGTCGGCGTCCGCACCGTTCAAGAAGCTGGGGCACCTGCTGACAGAAGCCTCGCCCGCCCGCCTGTTCGACGAGTCGTTGAAACTGTTTCTCGCGGGCCATGGGCTGAAGAGCTTCAAGATGCTCGAAGCCTGCGGTTTGCTTGAGTTCCTGTTTCCAGCGACCGCCCGCGCGCTGGAGCGCGGTGACAACGCGTTGCGTGCGCTGGTGGAGCAGGGCCTGGCCAACACGGATGCCCGGATCGCTGAAGGCAAGTCGGTTACCCCGGCGTTCCTCTATGCGGTATTGCTATGGGGCGAGGTGCGCGATCAGGCCCACGGCTGGATGGCGCAAGGTTTTGAAATGAATGAGGCATGGCAGCGCGCTGCCGTGCACGTGGTGGGTGAACAGTGCCAGCGCGTCGCCATCCCGCGCCGTTTTACGTTCACCATGGAAGAGATCTGGGCGCTGCAGCCGCGCTTCGAGCAGATCCACCGTAAGCGCGTGTTCCGCCTGATGTCGCACCCGCGCTTCCGTGCCGCATTCGATTTCCTGCTGCTGCGCGCCCACGAATCCCCGCGCATGCGCGAGCTGGGTGAGTGGTGGGCGCACGCTCAGCAGTTGCCGCCGGAGATGCTGGCGGCCGCCCTGGGCGGGGGCGGTGTGCCGACGAACGACGGCAGCACCGTGGCCGCCACGGCACCGGCGCGAAAACGCCGCCGCCGGCGCAAGCCCACGCGGGGTGGCAAGGGCGACGCGGGCGGGGCGTGA
- the dapA gene encoding 4-hydroxy-tetrahydrodipicolinate synthase: protein MDISGSITALATPFAADGSLDLDAFGRLLDQQLAGGTQAVVVAGSTGESHFLEHDEFERLLAFAVKHIDKRIPVIAGTGEAGTAKTIATTRRARALGADAALVVAPFYVRPTQEGMRRHFLAVADEGGLPVILYNVPPRTGCDIAPETVAVLRDHPGIVGIKEARGEPERIRAIAELIRADFVYLSGDDGTAHQAMLAGAAGTISVVANLVPEPFRDFCDAARSGDAGRTASATARLAPLIDALNCAPNPIPVKAGLAMLGLGLAAPRLPLVELEPGPALAKVRETLAALAPLATAA, encoded by the coding sequence TTGGATATCTCCGGAAGCATCACCGCATTGGCAACCCCGTTTGCCGCTGACGGTTCGCTCGATCTCGACGCGTTTGGCCGCCTGCTCGACCAGCAGCTGGCCGGCGGCACCCAGGCCGTGGTGGTCGCGGGTTCGACGGGCGAATCGCACTTCCTCGAGCATGACGAATTCGAGCGCCTGCTCGCATTCGCGGTGAAACATATCGACAAACGTATCCCGGTCATCGCGGGCACCGGCGAAGCCGGTACGGCGAAGACCATTGCCACCACGCGCCGGGCCAGGGCCCTGGGTGCGGATGCCGCGCTGGTCGTGGCCCCGTTTTACGTGCGGCCCACCCAGGAAGGCATGCGCCGGCATTTTCTTGCCGTGGCCGACGAAGGTGGCCTCCCTGTCATCCTGTACAACGTGCCGCCGCGCACGGGCTGCGATATCGCGCCGGAGACCGTGGCGGTGCTTCGTGATCACCCCGGCATCGTCGGTATCAAGGAAGCCCGGGGTGAGCCAGAACGTATTCGGGCCATCGCGGAACTTATTCGCGCCGATTTCGTCTACCTCAGCGGTGACGACGGTACGGCCCACCAGGCCATGCTGGCTGGCGCCGCAGGCACCATTTCGGTGGTGGCCAATCTCGTTCCGGAGCCTTTCCGTGACTTCTGCGACGCCGCCCGTTCGGGTGACGCAGGGCGCACGGCCAGCGCCACGGCCCGGCTGGCCCCCCTGATCGACGCACTGAACTGTGCGCCGAACCCCATCCCCGTCAAGGCCGGCCTGGCCATGCTGGGGCTGGGTTTGGCGGCACCCCGCCTGCCCCTGGTCGAGCTGGAACCCGGCCCGGCGCTGGCGAAAGTGCGCGAAACGCTCGCGGCTCTGGCACCATTGGCGACTGCCGCCTGA